From a single Terriglobia bacterium genomic region:
- a CDS encoding carbonic anhydrase has protein sequence MFCAPRAFAHLLVCFLCAISALAQHSSTVSADQIWNDLAAGNRRFVAGRTAPKDFLAQRNALTKTQHPRVAVLSCSDSRVPPELVFDTGLGELFVVRSAGENDDALSIGSLEYAVEHLGSSVIVVMGHQSCGAVTAACSGRKSESVNLDAVLRPISPSCAKMNPQRTGTLDLAIRDHVHTVAQEILAKSEMLRKALEEGKLTIIEAYYSLDTGEVTKLR, from the coding sequence ATGTTCTGCGCCCCACGTGCCTTTGCCCATCTCTTAGTTTGCTTCCTATGCGCCATTTCCGCTCTGGCTCAGCATTCGTCGACGGTTTCAGCCGATCAGATTTGGAATGATCTGGCTGCCGGCAATCGCCGTTTCGTCGCTGGCAGGACTGCGCCAAAAGACTTTCTCGCTCAGCGAAACGCACTGACCAAAACCCAGCATCCGAGAGTCGCGGTATTGAGTTGCTCGGACAGCCGTGTACCTCCGGAACTGGTCTTCGACACCGGATTGGGCGAGCTGTTCGTGGTGCGATCCGCGGGTGAGAATGACGACGCTCTATCTATCGGCAGTCTCGAATATGCGGTCGAGCACCTCGGTTCGAGCGTGATCGTGGTCATGGGACATCAAAGCTGCGGGGCCGTGACAGCAGCCTGTTCCGGCAGAAAATCAGAGTCGGTGAATCTGGATGCCGTTTTGAGACCTATTAGTCCATCGTGCGCCAAGATGAATCCCCAAAGAACCGGAACTCTTGATCTTGCTATTCGCGATCATGTACACACAGTTGCCCAAGAAATACTTGCGAAGAGCGAAATGTTAAGAAAAGCTCTTGAGGAAGGGAAGCTGACCATCATTGAAGCGTATTACTCGTTGGACACCGGAGAAGTAACGAAGCTACGTTGA